One stretch of Microbacterium faecale DNA includes these proteins:
- a CDS encoding LysR family transcriptional regulator ArgP yields MWIAPELAETVAMIVDEGSFERAAQRLKVSPSAVSQRLRALESQLGRVLIIRSRPIRATPAGATVVRLARQYAAVGHDASVALAIEREERMHVPIAVNADSLATWLLPALEAVTHAHDLTFELLREDEDHTARLLESGSALAAITSQRTPIAGCVVTPLGATEYLAVATPTFVRRWFRGGVTPAALVSAPVIEFDRTDDVQSDWLRANGVEADTPPRHYVPASEDYASAVRLGMGWGMLPPAQAQPSLEAGTLAPLGGPDMTEPLFWQQWNIASEALTAIRESVVSHARAALAPL; encoded by the coding sequence ATGTGGATCGCACCGGAGCTCGCCGAAACCGTGGCGATGATCGTCGATGAGGGATCCTTCGAGCGCGCGGCACAGCGCCTCAAGGTCTCGCCGTCGGCCGTGAGCCAGCGCCTGCGCGCGCTCGAATCGCAGCTGGGGCGGGTGCTGATCATCCGGTCGCGCCCCATCCGCGCGACACCGGCGGGCGCGACCGTCGTCCGTCTCGCCCGCCAGTACGCGGCAGTCGGCCATGACGCGTCGGTCGCGCTCGCGATCGAGCGCGAGGAGAGAATGCACGTGCCGATCGCTGTTAATGCCGATTCACTGGCCACGTGGCTGCTGCCGGCGCTCGAGGCGGTCACCCATGCGCACGATCTCACGTTCGAACTGCTGCGAGAAGACGAGGATCACACGGCGCGGCTGCTGGAATCCGGATCCGCTCTGGCCGCGATCACGTCGCAGCGCACGCCGATCGCGGGCTGCGTCGTCACGCCTCTCGGCGCGACCGAGTACCTCGCGGTCGCGACCCCGACGTTCGTGCGGAGGTGGTTCCGCGGCGGCGTCACTCCCGCGGCGCTCGTGTCGGCTCCTGTGATCGAGTTCGACCGCACGGACGATGTGCAGTCAGACTGGCTCCGAGCCAACGGCGTCGAGGCCGACACTCCCCCGCGACACTACGTGCCGGCCTCAGAGGACTACGCCTCGGCGGTGCGCCTCGGTATGGGCTGGGGCATGCTCCCACCCGCGCAAGCGCAGCCGTCGCTCGAGGCGGGGACACTCGCTCCGCTCGGCGGACCCGATATGACCGAGCCGCTCTTCTGGCAGCAGTGGAACATCGCCTCGGAGGCACTCACCGCGATCCGCGAGTCGGTCGTCTCGCACGCTCGCGCCGCGCTCGCTCCGCTGTAA
- a CDS encoding ABC transporter ATP-binding protein, with product MITAQNLTKRFGAHTAVDDVSFTIKPGQVTGFLGPNGAGKSTTMRMIMGLDRPTHGSTTVNGRPFGEHTDPMRQAGALLDAKAAHPGRRAADHLRLLAATNGIARSRVDDVLELTGIASVARRRIGGFSLGMHQRLGIAATMLGDPEVLIFDEPVNGLDPEGVHWVRGFAKARAAEGRTVFISSHLMSEMAQTADHIIVLGKGRVLADAPIAQFLGGAGQERTRVRVSDATVLGSILSADGVSITQTDAESLEIAGLPPAHIARRAALENLDLHELTPLNASLEEAYLALTDDATEYRSDRTAVAA from the coding sequence ATGATCACCGCACAGAACCTCACCAAGCGTTTCGGCGCGCACACCGCCGTCGACGACGTGTCCTTCACGATCAAGCCCGGGCAGGTCACGGGCTTCCTCGGGCCGAACGGCGCCGGCAAGTCGACCACCATGCGCATGATCATGGGGCTCGACCGCCCGACGCACGGCTCCACCACCGTGAACGGCCGGCCGTTCGGCGAGCACACGGATCCCATGCGGCAGGCGGGTGCCCTGCTCGATGCGAAGGCCGCCCACCCCGGACGCCGCGCCGCCGACCACCTCCGCCTCCTCGCCGCCACGAACGGCATCGCCCGCTCGCGCGTCGACGACGTGCTGGAACTCACCGGCATCGCCTCCGTGGCGCGCCGCCGCATCGGCGGGTTCTCCCTCGGCATGCATCAGCGTCTCGGCATCGCGGCCACGATGCTGGGCGACCCCGAAGTACTGATCTTCGACGAACCCGTCAACGGCCTCGACCCCGAGGGCGTGCACTGGGTGCGCGGATTCGCGAAGGCACGCGCGGCGGAAGGTCGCACCGTCTTCATCTCGTCTCACCTCATGAGCGAGATGGCGCAGACTGCCGACCACATCATCGTCCTCGGCAAGGGCCGCGTGCTCGCCGACGCTCCGATCGCGCAGTTCCTCGGAGGCGCGGGCCAGGAGCGAACGCGCGTTCGAGTGTCGGACGCCACCGTGCTCGGCTCGATCTTGTCAGCCGATGGCGTCTCGATCACGCAGACGGACGCCGAGTCCCTCGAGATCGCCGGCCTGCCACCCGCCCACATCGCGCGACGCGCGGCGCTCGAGAACCTCGACCTGCACGAGCTGACGCCCCTCAACGCCTCGCTCGAGGAGGCGTACCTCGCTCTCACGGACGACGCCACCGAGTACCGCTCCGACCGCACGGCCGTTGCCGCGTAA
- the dapF gene encoding diaminopimelate epimerase, translating to MPEIAFTKGHGTGNDFVIVADPDGERDLSADQVAALCDRRFGIGGDGFLRVVRSRALGAGSATPEAEWFMDYRNADGSIAEMCGNGVRVFARYLLDTGLATLAEGAALAVGTRDGVKLVTRSGDGFEADLGTWSSDGADPLVRARGLDVPRPGMNIDLGNPHTVVALASEEELDQLDLTVIPQLDPVPANGANVEFVVPSDPLVTAGVGRIRMRVFERGVGETLSCGTGTVAAALAVRSWAGDGAPDQWRVEVPGGTLGVRMFQGAGGEHVALSGPATLVFSGTVSLA from the coding sequence ATGCCCGAGATCGCGTTCACGAAAGGCCACGGCACCGGCAACGACTTCGTCATCGTCGCCGACCCGGATGGCGAGCGTGACCTGTCCGCCGATCAGGTCGCCGCGCTGTGCGACCGGCGCTTCGGGATCGGCGGTGACGGGTTCCTGCGGGTCGTCCGCTCGCGTGCGCTCGGCGCCGGATCCGCGACGCCAGAGGCCGAGTGGTTCATGGACTACCGCAACGCGGACGGGTCGATCGCTGAGATGTGCGGCAACGGCGTCCGGGTCTTCGCCCGCTACCTCCTCGACACGGGCCTCGCGACGCTCGCCGAGGGCGCCGCCCTTGCGGTTGGGACCCGGGATGGTGTGAAACTCGTGACCCGCAGCGGCGACGGGTTCGAGGCAGACCTCGGCACCTGGTCGTCGGACGGAGCGGATCCGCTCGTGCGCGCCCGAGGGCTGGACGTTCCCCGGCCCGGCATGAACATCGATCTCGGCAATCCCCACACGGTCGTGGCCCTCGCGAGCGAGGAGGAGCTGGATCAGCTCGACCTCACGGTCATCCCGCAGCTCGATCCGGTGCCCGCGAACGGCGCGAACGTCGAGTTCGTGGTGCCCTCGGACCCGCTTGTGACGGCGGGCGTCGGACGGATCCGCATGCGTGTGTTCGAACGTGGCGTCGGCGAGACGCTGTCGTGTGGCACGGGCACGGTCGCCGCCGCACTCGCCGTACGCAGTTGGGCGGGCGACGGTGCACCGGACCAATGGCGCGTCGAGGTGCCCGGCGGCACGCTCGGGGTGAGGATGTTCCAGGGCGCCGGCGGCGAACACGTCGCGCTCTCCGGTCCGGCGACGCTCGTCTTCTCCGGCACCGTATCGCTGGCCTGA